The proteins below come from a single Hyperolius riggenbachi isolate aHypRig1 chromosome 8, aHypRig1.pri, whole genome shotgun sequence genomic window:
- the UCK1 gene encoding LOW QUALITY PROTEIN: uridine-cytidine kinase 1 (The sequence of the model RefSeq protein was modified relative to this genomic sequence to represent the inferred CDS: deleted 1 base in 1 codon) — MASAGSSEAPERGHRRPFLIGVSGGTASGKSTVCEKIMELLGQNEVDHKQRKVVILSQDRFYKMLTPEQKARALKGQYNFDHPDAFDNELMQRTLTSILEGQIVDVPLYDLVTHSSSFCCSNSWICLSTVAINLIVQHIQDILNEDIYKWQRGSGNGRLQKRTFPVQVDSGAALMPGKRSHRESSSRPH, encoded by the exons atggcttctgctgggagctcgGAGGCTCCTGAGCGCGGACACCGGCGGCCCTTCCTGATCGGTGTGAGCGGGGGCACAGCCAGCGGCAAG TCCACAGTGTGTGAGAAGATTATGGAGCTCCTGGGGCAGAACGAGGTGGATCATAAACAGAGGAAAGTCGTTATTCTCAGCCAGGACAGGTTCTACAAGATGCTGACGCCTGAGCAGAAGGCCCGGGCCCTG AAGGGGCAGTACAACTTCGATCATCCCG ATGCGTTTGACAATGAGTTGATGCAGAGAACTCTCACCAGTATCCTGGAGGGACAGATAGTGGATGTACCTCTGTATGATCTGGTAACTCATTCAAG TTCATTCTGCTGTTCTAATTCTTGGATTTGCCTTTCCACAGTGGCCATAAATCTGATTGTGCAGCACATCCAGGACATCCTGAATGAAGACATCTACAAATGGCAGAGGGGCTCTGGAAATGGACGCTTACAAAAGAGGACCTTCCCGGTACAGGTGGACTCCGGAGCGGCTCTGATGCCGGGGAAACGCAGCCACCGGGAGTCCAGCAGCCGGCCGCATTGA